In a single window of the Oenanthe melanoleuca isolate GR-GAL-2019-014 chromosome 28, OMel1.0, whole genome shotgun sequence genome:
- the LOC130264515 gene encoding granzyme E-like, whose protein sequence is MELLQTLLLPLLLLMCPPASTAPSIAEHPWKWRERGGEAKAASRTHPTPYVAYLQGKDNHSCAGLLVAPGWVMTAAQCLMHKPLTVILGAHTLQSREESWQTFQVKEYHSHPDFKILSPKKGNDILLLKLNGNATSNDHVRPISLERSQKIIGGTECSVFSWSRGRDTVTLREATVSLIRRPNCLVYYPGLPEKIICGKSKSSEIPEKDGAGDPLVCKNKAYGIFSYKYQSSGFYTQVAYFFSWVNSVLKSA, encoded by the exons ATGGAGCTCCTGcagactctgctgctgcccctcctgctgctgatgtGCCCCCCAGCCAGCACTG CCCCATCCAttgcagagcatccctggaagtggagggaaagaggaggagaagccaAGGCAGCCTCCAGGACCCACCCCACGCCCTACGTGGCCTATCTGCAGGGCAAGGACAACCATTCCTGTGCAGGCCTCCTCGTGGCCCCTGGCTGGGTGATGACAGCTGCTCAGTGCCTCAT GCACAAACCTCTGACTGTCATCCTGGGAGCACACACACTccaaagcagagaggaaagctGGCAAACCTTCCAGGTCAAGGAGTACCACAGCCACCcagattttaagattttaagCCCTAAGAAGGGAAATGACATCCTTTTGCTGAAG CTGAATGGCAATGCCACAAGCAATGACCACGTCAGGCCCATCTCCCTGGAGAGATCCCAAAAAATCATTGGTGGGACTGAGTGCAGCGTGTTCAGCTGGAGCCGCGGGAGGGACACGGTCACCTTGCGTGAGGCCACTGTCTCCCTCATCAGGAGACCAAACTGCCTCGTGTACTACCCAGGATTGCCTGAAAAGATAATCTGTGGCAAAAGCAAATCGTCTGAGATACCTGAAAAG GATGGTGCTGGGGATCCACTGGTCTGCAAGAACAAAGCCTATGGCATCTTCTCCTACAAGTACCAGTCGTCTGGCTTCTACACACAGGTTGCTTATTTCTTCTCCTGGGTCAACAGTGTCCTGAAGTCAGCGTGa